Proteins encoded within one genomic window of Megalopta genalis isolate 19385.01 unplaced genomic scaffold, iyMegGena1_principal scaffold0333, whole genome shotgun sequence:
- the LOC143263111 gene encoding uncharacterized protein LOC143263111, producing the protein MASGSNTTPGPPNEGGATIGRVAVRIPEFCASDPELWFSMVERSFEASGVTAENTMFGYILGALNPVHAAEVRDVIMNPPGSGQYQKLKTELIRRLSSTQEQKTRRLLESEEIGDRKPSQFLRHLRRLAGTAVSDSVLRTLWVGRLPTNMQAILATQTDAELDKVADLADVIADTTGPRMQVAETTTRVPPAAMQTGATNELEALLNVKLAQLTLSFRQEVEAIRQELRSEGRSSRYDQSVRPRSPSRQFRRRRSVSRRRLQERQGRCFYHWRWGSNAERCEPPCNWSGASGNEPGGR; encoded by the coding sequence ATGGCCTCAGGAAGTAACACCACGCCAGGCCCCCCTAACGAGGGAGGAGCAACGATAGGACGGGTAGCCGTCCGCATTCCCGAATTTTGCGCCTCAGACCCAGAACTGTGGTTTAGCATGGTCGAACGCAGCTTCGAAGCATCGGGAGTGACCGCGGAAAACACGATGTTCGGGTACATACTGGGCGCACTAAACCCGGTGCACGCGGCGGAGGTCCGTGACGTGATCATGAACCCGCCGGGTTCGGGACAGTATCAAAAGCTGAAGACAGAGCTGATTCGACGGCTCAGCTCAACGCAGGAACAGAAGACCCGACGTTTACTGGAGTCAGAAGAGATCGGCGATCGAAAGCCGTCGCAGTTTCTACGGCATCTGAGAAGACTAGCGGGAACCGCAGTCTCCGACAGCGTGCTACGCACACTCTGGGTAGGGAGGTTACCCACTAATATGCAGGCCATTTTGGCCACCCAAACGGACGCGGAACTGGACAAGGTGGCCGACCTGGCCGACGTGATCGCGGACACAACAGGCCCCCGCATGCAGGTAGCCGAGACAACAACGCGGGTCCCGCCGGCCGCGATGCAAACCGGGGCGACGAACGAATTAGAGGCCCTGCTTAACGTGAAGTTGGCCCAACTCACCCTGTCGTTCCGCCAAGAAGTCGAAGCGATCAGGCAGGAACTCCGCAGCGAGGGGCGATCGTCGCGTTACGACCAGAGTGTTCGGCCCAGGTCACCTTCTCGACAGTTTCGACGACGGCGTTCTGTGTCACGCCGACGCCTGCAAGAAAGGCAAGGGAGATGTTTCTACCACTGGCGCTGGGGAAGCAACGCTGAGCGCTGCGAACCCCCGTGCAATTGGAGCGGAGCATCGGGAAACGAGCCGGGCGGTCGTTGA